A window from Gopherus flavomarginatus isolate rGopFla2 chromosome 4, rGopFla2.mat.asm, whole genome shotgun sequence encodes these proteins:
- the MEP1A gene encoding meprin A subunit alpha, which translates to MYFTVFQVRHPPKGDARDADAGELREDIPAINLAAGLNLFQGDILLPTARNALRNEIYRWTFPIPYILSDDLDLNAKGIILEVFEMFRLKSCVDFKPYEGESSYIRFQKSNGCWSMVGDRQTGQNLSIGQGCDYKAIVEHELLHAMGFYHEQSRTDRDDYVDIWWDEILPGQSHNFVKYDDMLISDLNTPYDYESVMHYEPLSFNKNEGVPTITAKIPAFNDIIGQRLDFSTVDLERLNRMYNCTSTHTLLDQCAFEFANICGMVQGTRDDADWIHKKSSLTGEEDHTLLGRCKDAGSFMYFNTSSGQAEDMALLESRILYPKRTQLCLQFFYKISGSPLDKLVIWVRKDNGTGTVNTLVKVKTFQGDSDHNWKIAHVTLNVQEKFRYVFQGLRGSHSSSSGGIFIDDITLTETPCPGAVWLIRNFTRILQTSVSGSVMRSPRFYSPEGYGYGITLYPHGTSNSYFPNYTRISFHLCSGENDDVLQWPAENRQAIMTVLDQHPDIRNRMSSSRSFTTDKSQVLPNKNDTSIWDKPSVVGTFDPSCNCNRSLDWGWSNFISHKQLKQRNFLKNDDLIIFAEFKDLTYLRKTEVPIKPAQSITKGLILESQRRSALDTGHLEDWSSYMRDPCDPNPCHNDGVCVNVKGKASCRCPSGNSFFYAGERCQVAQVHGNFLGMVVGGAAGTVVVIIVIVSMLTRR; encoded by the exons CTGCTGGCCTGAACCTCTTTCAGGGGGATATCTTACTGCCA ACTGCCCGTAATGCACTGAGAAATGAGATCTACAGATGGACATTCCCTATTCCCTATATTCTGAGTGATGACCTAG ATCTGAATGCCAAGGGAATCATACTTGAAGTGTTTGAAATGTTCCGTCTTAAGTCTTGTGTGGATTTCAAGCCATACGAAGGAGAGAGCTCCTATATACGATTTCAAAAATCTAATGG gtgCTGGTCCATGGTGGGTGACCGACAGACTGGACAAAACCTTTCCATTGGGCAGGGATGTGACTATAAAGCTATTGTAGAACATGAGCTCTTACATGCAATGGGATTTTATCATGAACAGTCAAGGACAGACCGGGATGATTACGTGGACATCTGGTGGGATGAAATTCTTCCAG GCCAATCTCACAACTTTGTTAAGTACGATGACATGTTAATCTCTGACCTGAACACCCCTTACGATTATGAATCAGTAATGCATTACGAGCCATTATCATTTAACAAAAATGAGGGTGTCCCAACAATCACTGCGAAGATACCAGCATTTAATGACATTATTGGGCAGCGCTTGGATTTCAGCACCGTTGACTTAGAAAGACTGAATCGCATGTACAACTGCA CTTCCACTCACACCCTTTTGGACCAGTGTGCTTTTGAGTTTGCCAATATCTGTGGCATGGTTCAGGGCACCAGAGATGATGCAGACTGGATCCATAAGAAGAGCAGCCTCACAGGAGAAGAAGACCACACGCTCCTCGGACGCTGCaaag ATGCTGGTTCTTTCATGTATTTCAACACTAGCTCTGGCCAGGCAGAAGATATGGCTCTCCTAGAATCCCGGATCCTTTACCCAAAGAGAACTCAGCTGTGTCTCCAGTTTTTCTATAAGATCTCCGGAAGCCCCTTGGACAAGCTTGTCATCTGGGTTAGAAAGGACAATGGCACCGGGACTGTTAACACACTGGTTAAAGTCAAAACCTTTCAAG GAGATAGCGACCACAATTGGAAAATTGCCCATGTGACCCTCAACGTTCAAGAGAAGTTTAGATACGTCTTCCAAGGACTCAGGGGCAGTCACAGCAGCTCATCTGGTGGAATTTTTATTGATGATATCACCCTAACTGAGACACCGTGCCCTGGTGCTGTATGGCTCATTCGGAACTTCACCCGCATTCTCCAGACTTCTGTTTCAGGCTCTGTGATGCGTAGTCCCCGGTTTTATAGCCCTGAGGGCTATGGCTATGGAATAACTTTGTATCCTCATGGCACATCTAATTCCTACTTTCCAAATTACACCCGCATTTCTTTTCACTTGTGCAGTGGAGAGAATGATGATGTTCTGCAATGGCCTGCTGAGAACAGACAAGCTATTATGACAGTGCTAGACCAACACCCCGACATCAGGAATAGGATGTCCTCGAGCAGGAGCTTCACGACAGACAAGAGCCAGGTTTTGCCGA ATAAAAATGATACTTCAATATGGGATAAACCATCTGTGGTTGGAACATTCGACCCTTCATGCAACTGTAATAGAAGCTTAGACTGGGGATGGAGTAATTTCATCTCTCACAAACAGCTGAAACAGAGGAATTTCCTGAAAAACGATGACCTCATTATTTTTGCAGAATTTAAag atctAACCTATCTCAGAAAGACTGAAGTCCCTATTAAACCAGCCCAATCTATCACCAAAGGCCTCATTCTTGAAAGTCAGAGGAGATCAGCCCTGGACACTGGCCACCTTGAAGACTGGTCATCCTACATGAGAGACCCATGTGACCCAAATCCTTGCCACAATGATGGAGTCTGTGTGAATGTGAAAGGAAAAGCAAGCTGCAG GTGTCCTTCAGGCAACAGCTTCTTCTATGCAGGTGAGAGATGCCAGGTGGCACAGGTCCATGGGAATTTCCTTGGAATGGTGGTTGGTGGAGCTGCCGGAACAGTAGTAGTAATTATCGTAATTGTTTCCATGCTAACTAGAAGATAA